A part of Gossypium hirsutum isolate 1008001.06 chromosome A07, Gossypium_hirsutum_v2.1, whole genome shotgun sequence genomic DNA contains:
- the LOC121232219 gene encoding elongation factor 1-alpha: protein MGKEKSHINIVVIGHVDSGKSTTTGHLIYKLGGIDKRVIERFEKEAAEMNKRSFKYAWVLDKLKAERERGITIDIALWKFETTKYYCTVIDAPGHRDFIKNMITGTSQADCAVLIIDSTTGGFEAGISKDGQTREHALLAFTLGVKQMICCCNKMDATTPKYSKARYDEIVKEVSSYLKKVGYNPDKIPFVPISGFEGDNMIERSTNLDWYKGPTLLEALDQINEPKRPSDKPLRLPLQDVYKIGGIGTVPVGRVETGVLKPGMVVTFGPTGLTTEVKSVEMHHEALTEALPGDNVGFNVKNVAVKDLKRGYVASNSKDDPAKEAANFTSQVIIMNHPGQIGNGYAPVLDCHTSHIAVKFAELLTKIDRRSGKELEKEPKFLKNGDAGMIKMIPTKPMVVETFSEYPPLGRFAVRDMRQTVAVGVIKNVEKKDPTGAKVTKSAAKKK, encoded by the exons ATGGGTAAGGAAAAGAGTCACATTAACATTGTGGTCATTGGCCACGTCGATTCCGGAAAATCGACCACCACTGGCCACCTGATCTACAAGCTTGGTGGTATTGACAAGCGTGTGATTGAAAGGTTTGAGAAAGAAGCTGCGGAGATGAACAAGAGGTCATTCAAGTATGCTTGGGTGCTTGACAAGCTCAAGGCTGAACGTGAGCGTGGTATCACCATTGATATTGCCTTGTGGAAATTTGAGACGACCAAATACTACTGCACTGTGATTGATGCGCCTGGACACCGTGACTTTATCAAGAACATGATTACTGGTACCTCGCAGGCTGATTGTGCTGTTTTGATTATTGATTCCACCACTGGTGGTTTTGAGGCTGGTATCTCCAAGGATGGTCAGACTCGTGAGCATGCTTTGCTTGCTTTTACCCTTGGTGTCAAGCAAATGATTTGCTGTTGCAACAAG ATGGATGCCACTACCCCTAAATATTCGAAGGCtaggtatgatgaaatcgtgaaGGAAGTCTCTTCCTACTTGAAGAAGGTTGGATACAACCCTGACAAGATTCCATTTGTTCCCATTTCTGGTTTTGAGGGTGATAACATGATTGAGAGGTCTACCAACTTGGACTGGTACAAGGGCCCTACACTTCTTGAGGCTCTTGACCAGATCAATGAGCCCAAGAGGCCTTCAGACAAGCCTCTCCGTCTACCACTTCAGGATGTGTACAAGATTGGTGGTATTGGAACTGTCCCAGTTGGTCGTGTTGAAACTGGTGTCTTGAAGCCTGGTATGGTTGTGACCTTTGGTCCTACTGGTCTGACCACTGAAGTTAAGTCTGTTGAGATGCACCATGAAGCTCTTACGGAGGCGCTTCCTGGTGATAATGTTGGGTTCAATGTTAAGAATGTCGCTGTTAAGGATCTCAAGCGTGGTTATGTTGCATCCAACTCCAAGGATGATCCTGCTAAGGAGGCTGCAAACTTCACTTCTCAGGTCATCATCATGAACCATCCTGGACAAATTGGAAACGGATATGCCCCAGTCCTCGACTGCCACACCTCACACATTGCTGTTAAGTTTGCTGAACTTTTGACCAAGATTGACAGGCGATCTGGTAAGGAGCTTGAGAAGgaacccaagttcttgaagaatgGTGATGCTGGTATGATTAAGATGATTCCCACCAAGCCCATGGTTGTGGAGACCTTCTCCGAGTACCCACCCTTGGGTCGTTTTGCTGTGAGGGACATGCGTCAGACCGTGGCTGTTGGTGTTATCAAGAATGTTGAGAAGAAGGACCCAACCGGTGCCAAGGTCACCAAGTCTGCTGCTAAGAAGAAGTGA